The following is a genomic window from Ignavibacteriota bacterium.
CGATGTGAAGGACCTCCTCTCGGGCGAGAACCGCCAGGGGTACGCCGTGTCCTGGATCGGTGCTCAGGAGAACGGAACGAAGATCGCCGAACGGGTCTCTCCTCTCTCGTATGTCCGTAAGGGCCTGCCGCCGATCTTCACGATCCATGGCACCAGGGACCAGCTGGTTCCGTACGCACATGCTACGCGACTGCACGCGGCACTGGACAAGGCCGGTGTGACGAACAAGCTGTTCACGATCCCCGACGGTCGGCACGGCGGCTTCACGCGGGAGCAGATGAGTCAGATCTTCACGGCGATCCGTGAATTCCTCACACAGAATCGAATCCTCTGATGGCACCGAAGCGATCCGGGGGCGAGCGCAACATGCTCGAGGTCCAGGGCAAGGTCAAGCGTCAGATCGAGATCCTTGGCCTGGCGGTGGATAACACGGACCGTTTGCGTGACGTCGATCTCGCTGCGAAATTCGACCGGGATGTTCCAACGATCAAACGGGACATGCAGGACCTGCGGTCGATCGGGATCGCTGTCCATTCGCGGCGCACGGCAGGGATCTGCCTCGACCAGCCGATCCCTTCGAAACTCCTGAAGGAAGTGATCCTGCAGTATCTTGGCATTTGCGCCTCGACCCACGCTGTGGACAAGGCCACATCGCTCCTGGTGAAGAAGTACAAGGAGAAGGCGCTCAGCAGGATCGTCACCCTGCAGCGCTGCATCGAATCGAGATCCATCGCACGGATCACCTACGAGAAGGATGCCGACGAGATCGAGCGGGACCGGGAGATCTGCCCGGTCCTGCTCTTCAACAGTGAAGGGTCGTGGCGTGTGCTTGCCATGAACGAAGGGAAGACGAAGCAATTCCATATCATCAAGATGCTGGACGTGGCGGCAACGGACCGGAAATTCAAGCCGCCGACCCAGGAGCAGATCGATGCGTTGTTTCAGCACTCGTTCCGGAGTTGGATCGGGACCGAGAACCATATCGTTCGCCTCGCATTGAACGCCACGTGGGCGGAGCGGGTGAAGCCCCAGCAGATGATGGAATCGCAGGTGATCACGGAAGGGAAAGACGGTTCCATCGTGCTGGAAACCACCGTGAACTCCCTGGATGAGGTAGCCAGCTGGGTGGTGAGCCGGGGGGCTGGCGTGACGGTCCTGGAGCCCCCTGCCCTGAAAGAGAAGGTGCTCGCCCTGGCCCGGGGAGCGCTCGCCAATTATGGCAGGTGATCACCATTTTCCCCTTGCAATTTGTGCGTAATCTGCTTTCATTGAAAATATGCAGAACAACGAGTACACCGGCTTCGGGTTTTATTATTTTTATCTCACGAGACCCTCGTGCCGGGACTGATGCGCTCATAACGCCAACGCAAAACAGCCGATCCCGACACGCCAGTCGGGATTTTTCATTATATGGATACTGACCAACTTACTGTTGCCATCCAGGGTGTCGCCGGATCGTTCCACGACGAAGCGGCCGCGCAATACTTTGAGGCACCCGTCACGCCCATCCCGTGCGAGACCTTCCGTGACCTGTTCCAGGTCATGAAAAAACGGAAGGCTCACTATGCCGTGATGGCCATCGAGAACACCGTGGCCGGGACGATACTCCCGAACTACGCCATGATGCGGACATCCACCCTGGCGATCGTCGGGGAGACGTATCTGGCGATCCGCCAGAACCTGATGGCGCTTCCCGGACAGAAGGTCGAGGACATCCGGGAGGTGCATTCGCATCCCATGGCCATCCAGCAGTGCCATGCCTACTTCGAGAAGCATCCGGATATCCGCCTCGTCGAGACGTCGGATACCGCGGCGAGTGCCGCGTGGATCGCGGAGCACAAGAAGAAGGGGTTCGGGGCGATCGCCGCGAAGCGCGCGGCCACCATGTACGGCCTCCATATCCTGGCACCGGGTATCGAGACCGACAAGCGCAACTTCACCCGCTTTCTCGTCCTGACGGACCGTTCGAATCTGGGCGATCACACCGTGGCACCGGATAAGGCGTCCGTGGCATTCCATGTGACCCACCGCCGGGGGAGCCTGGCCACCGTGCTGACGATCCTGGCCGGACATGGCTGCAACCTCACGAAGATCCAGTCCTTGCCCGTCCTCGGCAAGGAATGGGAATACTTCATGCACATCGATCTGGAGTTCGAGAAGAAGAACCAGCTCGACGAAGCGCTCGATACCATCACACCGCATGTGCACGAACTGCACGTGCTCGGCATGTATCCACGCGGAAAGAAGAACGTATGATCGTCCCGGCCGCAGACAGGCTCCGTACCGTCGAAGAATACTACTTCTCATCGAAGCTCCAGCAGATCCGCCAGATGGTTGCGGGCGGAACCCCGGTGATCAACCTGGGCATCGGTGACCCCGACCTGCCGCCGTCCGCGGCAACGATCGAACGGCTGGCGGCATCGGCACGCGACCCGAAGAAGCACGGCTATCAGTCGTACAAGGGGCTTCCCGATCTCCGGAAGGCCATCGCCGGGTACATCGGGTCGTCCAGCGGCGTCACGCTCGATCCGGACACGGAGATCATTCCCCTCCCCGGCTCCAAACAGGGCATGATCTACGTCGCCCTCGCGTTTCTGAATCCCGGCGATCGTGCTCTGGTGAGTGAACTCTCCTACCCCACCTATACATCCGTGTCACGCCTCGCAGGCGGGACTATCGCGGTGTATCCACTCGATGCCGATGATCACTGGGCACCGCGGTGGACCGCGATGGAGAAAATGGACACGACGGGCGTGAAGCTCCTCTGGGCGAATTACCCGCACATGCCGACCGGGGCGACGGCTTCGCGGGCGACGCTCCAGCGGCTGGTGGATTTCGCGCGCGATCGTCACATCCTGATCGTCCATGATAATCCCTATGCCATGCTCGGCACCACGTTGCATCCCCTCAGTATCCTTTCCTGCGAGGGGGCAAAGGACGTTGCGATCGAATTCGGATCGATGAGTAAATCGCACAACATGGCCGGCTGGCGTATCGGATGGATCACCGGGCGCAAGGACTATATCGACACTATCCTGCGCGTGGGCAGCAATGTGGAATCCGGCATGTTCCTGCCGGCACAGGAAGCGGCGATCGAGGCGCTCCACGCCGCACCGGCATGGTATGAAGCACTCCAGAAAGAGTATGCGGAGCGCAGGGCGCTCGGGACCGCCATCCTCACGCAACTCGGCTGCACGGTGGCAGGAGATCAGGCGGGGATGTTCGTGTGGGCACGCACACCCGACGGCGCCCCGGAAGCGAAAGCGTTCAGCGATGCGATCCTCCAGTCGGTCCATGTCTTCATCGCCCCCGGAAGCATCTTCGGAACAGCAGGCGAGCGGTATCTTCGCCTCTCGCTCTGCAGCCCGCCGGCTGTACTGCAGAACGCACTCAGCGCCGTGCGCTCCTTCACCATGCCGCCCGCCGGGAGCGCATCATGACGACGACCATCATTGGCGTTGGCCTTATTGGCGGGTCCATCGCTCTTGAAGTGCGCCATGCAGGGATGGCGGACCGGATCCTCGGGGTCGACAACAACCCGGAGCATGCCGCACAAGCGGTTGCGCTGGGCCTGGTGGATGAATGTCTCCCTCTCGACGAAGCCGTCACACGATCGGAGATGGTCATCGTGGCGACGCCTGTCGGTACTGCCGTCGGGCTCCTTCCGCACATCCTGGACATTGTCCCGGATTCCTCTGCCGTGACCGACGTCGGTTCGACCAAGGTGATGATCTGTGACGCCATCCGGGAACATCCCCGGCGGTCGCGCTTCGTGGCCTCCCATCCGCTCGCCGGTACCGAGAACAGCGGCCCGTCCGCAGCGTTCCGCGGCCTCTTCCGGGACAAACTCGGTATCCTGTGTGAACTCGGCATGAGCGCCCCGGATGCCACCGAGCGTATCCGTGCCCTGTACGGAGCACTCGGCATGCGCCTCTTGTTCATGGAGGCCGACGAGCACGACCGCCACGCGGCGTATGTGTCGCACATCTCGCACATCACATCCTTCGTCCTGGCGACGACCGTTCTGGAGATCGAAAAAAGCACCGCAACGATCTTCGATCTCGCCAGCACCGGTTTCGAATCCACGGTCCGCCTCGCGAAGAGCTCTCCGGCGATGTGGACGCCGATCTTCATCCAGAACTCCCGCTTCGTGTGCGAAGCACTCGATGCGTACATCAAGAATATCACCGCATTCCGTGACATGGTCGCCGCGGGCGAACGCGAGGACCTGACACGGACCATGGAGGGCGCGAACGAGATCCGCCGCGTCCTTGCGGGCATCAGTGGCAAACAACAACCGGCGAAGTGACGCCCGGTTTCACCATCTGGAAGGAGTCCACACATGGATACAGTGTTATCGTTCGAAAAGCAGCGCGTGATCGGGATGGATGTTCCCCGTCCCATCATCATCTCGGGCCCCTGCAGCGCCGAGAGCGAGACCCAGGTCATGGCCACGGCGAAGGAGCTGAAGAAGCTCGGCACCGTCCATGCGCTCCGCGCCGGTGTCTGGAAGCCGCGTACACGCCCTAATGCCTTTGAAGGCATCGGCAGCGTCGCGCTTTCCTGGATCAAGGCCGCGGGCAAGGAGACAGGGCTTCCGACGGCCGTCGAGGTCGCGAACGCAAAGCATACCGAGGATGCCATGAAGGCCGGGATCGACATCCTGTGGATCGGAGCGCGCTCCAGCGCCAACCCCTTCGCCGTGCAGGAGATCGCCGATGCCCTCCGCGGCACCGACACCCCCATCCTCGTGAAGAACCCGATCAACCCTGATCTCGAACTCTGGATCGGCGCCCTGGAACGCATCAACAAAGCCGGGATCACGAAACTGGGCGCCATCCATCGGGGGTTCTCGACCTTCGAACGGACGAACTACCGGAACAAGCCGAACTGGGAGATCCCGATCGAACTGAAGCGGCGCATCCCCGGACTGCCGATCATCTGCGATCCGAGCCATATCTGCGGCCGCACGGAGACCCTGCTTGCCGTGTCGCAGACCGCCATGGACCTGAACTTCGACGGCCTGATGGTCGAGGCGCATATCAATCCGAAGGAAGCACTGAGCGATGCCAAACAGCAGCTCACGCCGGCACAGATGGGGGAACTGATCGCCCATCTGGTCTTCAGGCATGAGAAGATCGACGACGTGCTGACGAGGACGAAGCTGGAGGAATTGCGCGAGCAGATCGACAAGATCGACCA
Proteins encoded in this region:
- a CDS encoding WYL domain-containing protein, with amino-acid sequence MAPKRSGGERNMLEVQGKVKRQIEILGLAVDNTDRLRDVDLAAKFDRDVPTIKRDMQDLRSIGIAVHSRRTAGICLDQPIPSKLLKEVILQYLGICASTHAVDKATSLLVKKYKEKALSRIVTLQRCIESRSIARITYEKDADEIERDREICPVLLFNSEGSWRVLAMNEGKTKQFHIIKMLDVAATDRKFKPPTQEQIDALFQHSFRSWIGTENHIVRLALNATWAERVKPQQMMESQVITEGKDGSIVLETTVNSLDEVASWVVSRGAGVTVLEPPALKEKVLALARGALANYGR
- a CDS encoding prephenate dehydratase; translation: MDTDQLTVAIQGVAGSFHDEAAAQYFEAPVTPIPCETFRDLFQVMKKRKAHYAVMAIENTVAGTILPNYAMMRTSTLAIVGETYLAIRQNLMALPGQKVEDIREVHSHPMAIQQCHAYFEKHPDIRLVETSDTAASAAWIAEHKKKGFGAIAAKRAATMYGLHILAPGIETDKRNFTRFLVLTDRSNLGDHTVAPDKASVAFHVTHRRGSLATVLTILAGHGCNLTKIQSLPVLGKEWEYFMHIDLEFEKKNQLDEALDTITPHVHELHVLGMYPRGKKNV
- a CDS encoding aminotransferase class I/II-fold pyridoxal phosphate-dependent enzyme, encoding MIVPAADRLRTVEEYYFSSKLQQIRQMVAGGTPVINLGIGDPDLPPSAATIERLAASARDPKKHGYQSYKGLPDLRKAIAGYIGSSSGVTLDPDTEIIPLPGSKQGMIYVALAFLNPGDRALVSELSYPTYTSVSRLAGGTIAVYPLDADDHWAPRWTAMEKMDTTGVKLLWANYPHMPTGATASRATLQRLVDFARDRHILIVHDNPYAMLGTTLHPLSILSCEGAKDVAIEFGSMSKSHNMAGWRIGWITGRKDYIDTILRVGSNVESGMFLPAQEAAIEALHAAPAWYEALQKEYAERRALGTAILTQLGCTVAGDQAGMFVWARTPDGAPEAKAFSDAILQSVHVFIAPGSIFGTAGERYLRLSLCSPPAVLQNALSAVRSFTMPPAGSAS
- a CDS encoding prephenate dehydrogenase codes for the protein MTTTIIGVGLIGGSIALEVRHAGMADRILGVDNNPEHAAQAVALGLVDECLPLDEAVTRSEMVIVATPVGTAVGLLPHILDIVPDSSAVTDVGSTKVMICDAIREHPRRSRFVASHPLAGTENSGPSAAFRGLFRDKLGILCELGMSAPDATERIRALYGALGMRLLFMEADEHDRHAAYVSHISHITSFVLATTVLEIEKSTATIFDLASTGFESTVRLAKSSPAMWTPIFIQNSRFVCEALDAYIKNITAFRDMVAAGEREDLTRTMEGANEIRRVLAGISGKQQPAK
- a CDS encoding bifunctional 3-deoxy-7-phosphoheptulonate synthase/chorismate mutase type II — protein: MDTVLSFEKQRVIGMDVPRPIIISGPCSAESETQVMATAKELKKLGTVHALRAGVWKPRTRPNAFEGIGSVALSWIKAAGKETGLPTAVEVANAKHTEDAMKAGIDILWIGARSSANPFAVQEIADALRGTDTPILVKNPINPDLELWIGALERINKAGITKLGAIHRGFSTFERTNYRNKPNWEIPIELKRRIPGLPIICDPSHICGRTETLLAVSQTAMDLNFDGLMVEAHINPKEALSDAKQQLTPAQMGELIAHLVFRHEKIDDVLTRTKLEELREQIDKIDHEVLTIMAERMNIAEQIGQYKKQNNITILQSNRWDEIVRTRLEEGKAKHLTDDFVKKLFEIIHQESIEHQSHVMNEEQPSQN